A part of Babylonia areolata isolate BAREFJ2019XMU chromosome 6, ASM4173473v1, whole genome shotgun sequence genomic DNA contains:
- the LOC143282939 gene encoding interleukin-1 receptor-associated kinase 1-binding protein 1-like yields MNPFNLPARVYAGIRGNPGQSDRKPDTSDAVDSGMFITARDRQIQVSGVGEVSVPPDRFSLTIRISSKKDNVQDAKNSVTRRLDYVRQTLTNHNVQESDQEQYKHMQRVESMVHLDVEIRAQFADLQRCQAVANLLVEKLDSSVSVSLPECSHSKNSLQVARKKSSLMAIHNAKEKAKELARFVHLIVGRPINISETETKEWETGQPEEATDPDHFLAMQNKMQSSTINIRSQVTMCFELKSKGKTKTPS; encoded by the exons ATGAATCCCTTCAATTTACCAGCCCGTGTGTATGCCGGTATTAGGGGAAACCCTGGGCAGTCAGATAGGAAGCCAGACACCAGCGATGCTGTCGATTCAGGGATGTTTATTACCGCTCGTGACAGGCAGATACAAGTCAGTGGGGTTGGTGAAGTGTCAGTTCCACCCGACCGATTTTCCTTGACAATACGCATTTCATCAAAGAAGGATAATGTTCAGGATGCCAAAAACAGCGTGACCCGCAGACTGGACTATGTAAGACAAACACTTACAAACCACAATGTTCAG GAAAGTGACCAAGAGCAGTACAAGCACATGCAGAGAGTGGAATCCATGGTCCACTTGGATGTAGAGATACGGGCACAGTTTGCTGACCTGCAGCGTTGCCAGGCAGTTGCCAACCTCTTGGTGGAAAAACTCGACAGCTCAGTGTCCGTCAGTCTGCCAGAGTGTTCCCATTCCAAGAACAGCTTGCAAGTTGCGAG GAAGAAATCCAGTTTGATGGCAATCCACAACGCTAAGGAGAAAGCCAAGGAGTTGGCAAGGTTTGTGCACCTCATAGTTGGGCGTCCAATCAACATCAGTGAGACAGAGACCAAGGAATGGGAAACTGGCCAACCGGAAGAGGCAACAGATCCAGATCACTTCCTGGCCATGCAGAACAAAATGCAGAGTTCTACCATCAATATTCGTAGCCAGGTCACCATGTGCTTTGAACTGAAATCAAAAGGAAAAACTAAAACACCTTCATGA
- the LOC143282941 gene encoding protein jagunal homolog 1-like isoform X2: MASKYGSRPAGSDGSDHWHRESIAWQYKISSLNKARLRLDVFLHVVLGLLMLVRLAPGLTSLFGFNIIALRRWDMPHPRPWEYAWIFSLVSAVIGWRSTPQNNTFLLKQYMVGTVIFGLLPIIFGILDLKGDMMAYLSERKYTYVMFGMPAVVLWGLFLIICIQLHAFGIYFSIVLLKAWRPRTNINKVKTR, translated from the exons ATGGCATCAAAATATGGATCTAGGCCTGCCGGTTCGGATGGCAGTGATCACTGGCACAGAGAAAGCATCGCATGGCAGTACAAAATCAG TTCCCTGAACAAGGCAAGGCTGCGTTTGGATGTCTTTCTGCATGTTGTACTGGGTCTGTTGATGTTGGTACGCCTTGCCCCTGGACTTACCTCCCTTTTCGGCTTCAACATCATTGCTCTGCGGCGCTGGGACATGCCACATCCTCGTCCCTGGGAGTATGCCTGGATCTTTAGCCTGGTCTCCGCAGTGATTGGCTGGCGCTCGACCCCTCAGAACAACACCTTCCTGCTTAAACAGTACATGGTTGGCACTGTTATTTTTGGACTTCTGCCGATCATTTTCGGCATTCTGGATTTAAAAGGTGACATGATGGCCTACTTAAGTGAGCGGAAATACACATACGTCATGTTTGGCATGCCAGCAGTGGTGTTGTGGGGTCTGTTCCTTATCATCTGCATTCAGCTGCACGCATTTGGAATTTACTTCAGTATTGTCTTGCTCAAGGCATGGAGGCCCAGGACTAACATTAACAAAGTGAAAACTCGATGA
- the LOC143282941 gene encoding protein jagunal-like isoform X1 → MDLGLPVRMAVITGTEKASHGSTKSAHCTLAWITGSSSNLQIGSSLNKARLRLDVFLHVVLGLLMLVRLAPGLTSLFGFNIIALRRWDMPHPRPWEYAWIFSLVSAVIGWRSTPQNNTFLLKQYMVGTVIFGLLPIIFGILDLKGDMMAYLSERKYTYVMFGMPAVVLWGLFLIICIQLHAFGIYFSIVLLKAWRPRTNINKVKTR, encoded by the exons ATGGATCTAGGCCTGCCGGTTCGGATGGCAGTGATCACTGGCACAGAGAAAGCATCGCATGGCAGTACAAAATCAG cccactgcacgctggcatggattacaggatcttcttcaaatcttcaaattggaag TTCCCTGAACAAGGCAAGGCTGCGTTTGGATGTCTTTCTGCATGTTGTACTGGGTCTGTTGATGTTGGTACGCCTTGCCCCTGGACTTACCTCCCTTTTCGGCTTCAACATCATTGCTCTGCGGCGCTGGGACATGCCACATCCTCGTCCCTGGGAGTATGCCTGGATCTTTAGCCTGGTCTCCGCAGTGATTGGCTGGCGCTCGACCCCTCAGAACAACACCTTCCTGCTTAAACAGTACATGGTTGGCACTGTTATTTTTGGACTTCTGCCGATCATTTTCGGCATTCTGGATTTAAAAGGTGACATGATGGCCTACTTAAGTGAGCGGAAATACACATACGTCATGTTTGGCATGCCAGCAGTGGTGTTGTGGGGTCTGTTCCTTATCATCTGCATTCAGCTGCACGCATTTGGAATTTACTTCAGTATTGTCTTGCTCAAGGCATGGAGGCCCAGGACTAACATTAACAAAGTGAAAACTCGATGA
- the LOC143282941 gene encoding protein jagunal-like isoform X3 codes for MVMNLCLESQIYNSLNKARLRLDVFLHVVLGLLMLVRLAPGLTSLFGFNIIALRRWDMPHPRPWEYAWIFSLVSAVIGWRSTPQNNTFLLKQYMVGTVIFGLLPIIFGILDLKGDMMAYLSERKYTYVMFGMPAVVLWGLFLIICIQLHAFGIYFSIVLLKAWRPRTNINKVKTR; via the exons ATGGTTATGAACCTGTGCCTTGAAAGTCAAATTTACAA TTCCCTGAACAAGGCAAGGCTGCGTTTGGATGTCTTTCTGCATGTTGTACTGGGTCTGTTGATGTTGGTACGCCTTGCCCCTGGACTTACCTCCCTTTTCGGCTTCAACATCATTGCTCTGCGGCGCTGGGACATGCCACATCCTCGTCCCTGGGAGTATGCCTGGATCTTTAGCCTGGTCTCCGCAGTGATTGGCTGGCGCTCGACCCCTCAGAACAACACCTTCCTGCTTAAACAGTACATGGTTGGCACTGTTATTTTTGGACTTCTGCCGATCATTTTCGGCATTCTGGATTTAAAAGGTGACATGATGGCCTACTTAAGTGAGCGGAAATACACATACGTCATGTTTGGCATGCCAGCAGTGGTGTTGTGGGGTCTGTTCCTTATCATCTGCATTCAGCTGCACGCATTTGGAATTTACTTCAGTATTGTCTTGCTCAAGGCATGGAGGCCCAGGACTAACATTAACAAAGTGAAAACTCGATGA